In Falsibacillus pallidus, the DNA window TCCGGAAATCATTTTTAAATTAAATCAGTACAAGTTTATCAATGACGAAGAATTTGCGATTGCTTTTGTAAGAACGCAGGCAGCTACGACCAATAAAGGGCCTGTCACCATCAAAAGAGAGCTTGCGGAAAAAGGCGTCCATCAGAATTTCATTGAAAGGGCGTTGGAAGAGTTTCCGTTTGATCAACAGCTGGAGAACGCGATGAAGCTTGCTGAAAAAGTGGTGAGACAAAATCAGAACCTCTCTCAGTCCAATGTGAAGCAAAAAATTCAGCAGACCCTGATGAGGAAAGGGTATTCGTCGAGTGTCATCCAAGAGGCATTGAACGAAGTTGAGTTTGAAAAAGATACCGATGAAGAATGGGATGCAATCCTTTATCAAGGAGAAAAAGCCTACAGACGCTACAGCAAATTTGAAGGATTTGAATATAAGCAAAAAATGAAGCAGGCGCTGTATCGAAAAGGATTTAAGATGGAGCTGATCGACCGCTTCCTTGAACATAAAGAAGAAGAGGAGGGCTGATATGGCCCTCCTCTTGTTTATCACAATAGCTATAAGTTAACAAATTTTGCAAGTGCAGTACCGGCTAGCTCCAGCGCCTAGAGGCTGGGAGGTTTCCCTCAGCACACTTACGATAAGTCAACATCGGATCGCTTTCGCTCTCCGTGTTTCCTTTATCTCGTGGTGCTTCAGTCCAACCTCGGCGCCTCTGTTCAGGCGCTTCCGCTTTTGTTCTTGGATTCAATAACGATCTCTGTCTTCTCTGCGCTTTCTTTGACGATGATTTCCGCCACTTCTTTTGGTGTGCGCAAGCGGCTTTTATCCTTGATATGGTCCGTCTCGTCCCAGAATGGCGTGTTCATTCCGCCCATGTAAGCTGCAACAATGCGGAGGCCGGTGTCGGCATACTCCTGCTGCAAGCTCTCTGTGAAGCCTCTTAATGCAAATTTACTTGCTACATACAACGATTCATTTTTCTTGCCGCGCAGTCCGGCTGTTGAAATGATATTGATGATCGTGCCTCTATTATTCTGTAAAAAGCCCGGGATAAATGCTTTTGCCAAATAAATCGGTCCGAAGCTGTTTGTACGGAACATCGCTTCCATCTGATCGGCCGTCGATTCCATAAATGGTCCGAACATTCCTATGCCGGCGTTGTTCACGAGGATATCCACAGGGCCGTCTTCTTCAATTTCCGCTGCAATGTGCTTAACTTCGCTTACCACCGTTATATCCGCTGCATGAACATAAACCTTTGCACCGCTTTTTTCTGCTTCAGCCGCCGTTTCTTCCAATGTCTGCAGGCTGCGCCCGACCAGGTGCAATTCCACATCATTATCGGCATACTGCAAAGCCAATTCTTTTCCTAGTCCTGTGCCTGCTCCAGTAATCACAATTTTTTTCATGATGAACGCCCCCTATGTAAAAAATGATTCGTCTTTCGGCATGAGTTCAATTAAAATTCCAATTTAACTTTCCGTGCATATACGAAAAGAAGATTCACTTTATTCTATCGCATTTTTTCACTATACTAAAGCAGAGGTGCTTATACTATGGAAACTGAGAGAAGATATAGTGAGATGACGAAACATGAGTTGAATGAAGAGATTGCCCAATTGCGGGAGAAAGCTCGAAAAGCCGAGCAGCTTGGCATGGTGAATGAGTTCGCTGTACTGCAGCGTAAATCGATCATGGCTCAGGCCTATCTCCTTGATCCAAACGATTTCAAATCAGGAGAAATCTACGGGATTATTGGCGATCCGGGCAATTATTTTAAAGTCGACTACATGAATGGCGTGTTTGCCTGGGGCTTCCGCCTGCAGGGAGATGGAAAGGAAGAGGCCCTTCCGATTTCACTCCTACAGAATAAATAAAATAATGGCCAGGCGCCTTTCAAAAGATCAGCGCCTGGCAGTCAATTAGGGGTTATGACCTTTTACGCGTTTCATTCGCTAGAATGATCTGCTTCTGAGTGATTCTTGTTTCGCCATTCGCTTGAGCATGAGCGTGTTTTTTATTGAACCAAGCTTTATTGAATGGACTGTTATATCTGTCATTAGAGAAATTATTATTCACATTATCCATGTGAAAGCCCCCTTGAATTGTCAGATTCAGTACGTGTCAAATGGTATCCTTTTCACGTTGATTGGATGCATGCATTCTTTCTTGCGGATGCGTATTGATTGTGCCGTTTGCCCGTTTAGAGGCATACTCGGCTTTGGCCCGCGGCTCGCCTTCGAATTTATTCTGGCTGCCGTATGGGAAACCTTTAGCTTTATTTCGCATGTAAGAACCCCCTGAATGCTTGATCGACTTGCACTGACGCGGGAAAACAAAGATGTTCTCCGCAATGCTTCCCCGCGTACATATAGTATGATGAAAATTGACTGGCACTAAGCGGAGATATTAATGGGAAAGGAGGTTGCAATTTTTATGAATGAATTATTCGAAAAGCTGACGGCACTTCTGTTGGAGAAAAACGATCGCTTAAGCTATGCAAGAGCAAGGACGTGGGTCGAAATCCTCTGGGAAGATTTCGAAACTACCTATGCTAAAGCTGGACGCGAATACAAAGGCAGGGAAATGACGAAAAAAATCGTCACCCACTGGATTACGCAATACGGAGAAAAGCTCCATGAATTTGCAGCCGTCAATCCAAAATATCAGCACCTGCTTAATGATGAAAATGACATGAAGCACTAATGCACAACAAAAGGATCATCGCCATTTTATATGGACGATGATCCTTTTGTTATAGAAAGAAAGTATAAAAATTCTGGGTGAAGTGCTGTCCAGCTCCAGCGCCTAGCCCCTCGAGTCATAAGCCGTACCTCTACGGAAATCAGGATTTCCTTCGAGTTCCGTCTTATGCTGGTCGGGGCTGTTCGAGGCGCTTGCGCTTTTCTTACTAGAAAGTATTGATCTCAAGCTTCTTCCTGAGTTTTTCCTTGCTAAAGATCCAGCCGGTATAGGAGCCTGTAATGTTCAGGTCAAGATCGAGCTGCACCACGGCGACAAATGGATAGTGGCCGTTGCTCCGGTAGCGCAAATCGATGAATCTCACTTCATAATAGTCATCGTATTCATCGACTTCCCAGCGGAAGACCGGGGAAAAATGCAGGAACGCAGATAGGTTTTTATCTTTTTTCGCTGCATTGATCACATCTGTATCCGGAATGGGGATCCGTTTAAACTCATCAAGCACCGTGATGGATCTCTGGTGCCCGCGCGCCACATAGAAAGAATCGCGTGTTTTGACGGCAATCCGCCATTGGTGAAAACGCATGGTCGGAGAGACGATGATTGTTTCTGCCGTCGGAATACGTTTCTTGATGGCTTTTTTCAAACTGTGATGAGCATAAATCCGCCGCAGATAATAGCCGATGAGAATAACATATATGAGGGCAAAAGTAATGCCCGGATCCGCTCCGAATCCCCACAAGATCAAGCCTATTACATGCATGATGAAAATAAAGGGGTCAAACGTATTGATGATCCCCAGCGCGACCCATCTGGATGAAAATGGCCGTAATGCCTGAGTCCCGTAAGCGTTGAAGATGTCAACAAACACATGCAGGAAGACGGCGAAAAATGTCCACAGCCATAAATGCAGCAGGTTGGCTTGCGGCATCAGCGGGTAGATCACTGCGATGATGGCAAGAGGCCAGAGCATGACGGCAGGGATCGAATGGGTAATGCCCCGATGGTTGCGAATATAAACAGCGTTATTCCTTAATTTTAATACAGTATCTATATCAGGTATTTGCGATCCGATGATGGTTCCTATCAACACACTATGTGCGGTGGCCGTATGTTCCGCAACCACTGGATCGAGCGTCGCCAATCCTCCAAGCGCAAACCCCATGACTACGTGTGTGCCAGTATCCAAGTATGGATTCCTCCTTTTTAAAGGACAGCATTCTAGCTTGTATTGTTTGCAAAACATGATAAGGTATAAAAGAGTTCAATACCATGGGAAAAACGTTTCAAATCTGTTCCATAATTATGTTATTCCCTAAACTGACACTAGATTAACATCCTGGAGGAAGTATTTGTGGCAAAAATATTCATAGATAATCTTGAGAAAATAGATATAGAGGGATTTCAACAAGATCTCATCAATTGGTTCCAAGCGGAGCAAAGGACCCTTCCGTGGCGGGAAAACAAGGATCCTTACCGGGTATGGGTTTCTGAAATCATGCTTCAGCAGACGAGAGTCGATACGGTCATACCTTACTTCAATAACTTTGTCGAGCAGTTCCCGACGATAAATGACCTTGCCGAAGCAGATGAAGATAAAGTCTTAAAAGCCTGGGAAGGTCTTGGATACTATTCCCGCGTACGCAACCTGCAGAGTGCTGTGAAAGAAGTAAAGGAAGTATATGGCGGCATCGTTCCAAAGGATCCAAAGGAAATCGCCAAACTGAAAGGCGTGGGACCCTATACAGCAGGTGCTATTTTAAGCATTGCCTACGGTGTGCCGGAGCCTGCA includes these proteins:
- a CDS encoding small, acid-soluble spore protein K, which gives rise to MRNKAKGFPYGSQNKFEGEPRAKAEYASKRANGTINTHPQERMHASNQREKDTI
- a CDS encoding YpzG family protein; this translates as MDNVNNNFSNDRYNSPFNKAWFNKKHAHAQANGETRITQKQIILANETRKRS
- the recX gene encoding recombination regulator RecX; protein product: MAIITKISKQVKNDERYNIFLDGKYAFSVDEDVLAKQRLQKGQELSDLDISEIQFHDDIRKGYNMALNYLTARMRTEKEIRTYLKDKEIEESIIPEIIFKLNQYKFINDEEFAIAFVRTQAATTNKGPVTIKRELAEKGVHQNFIERALEEFPFDQQLENAMKLAEKVVRQNQNLSQSNVKQKIQQTLMRKGYSSSVIQEALNEVEFEKDTDEEWDAILYQGEKAYRRYSKFEGFEYKQKMKQALYRKGFKMELIDRFLEHKEEEEG
- a CDS encoding metal-dependent hydrolase, with the translated sequence MDTGTHVVMGFALGGLATLDPVVAEHTATAHSVLIGTIIGSQIPDIDTVLKLRNNAVYIRNHRGITHSIPAVMLWPLAIIAVIYPLMPQANLLHLWLWTFFAVFLHVFVDIFNAYGTQALRPFSSRWVALGIINTFDPFIFIMHVIGLILWGFGADPGITFALIYVILIGYYLRRIYAHHSLKKAIKKRIPTAETIIVSPTMRFHQWRIAVKTRDSFYVARGHQRSITVLDEFKRIPIPDTDVINAAKKDKNLSAFLHFSPVFRWEVDEYDDYYEVRFIDLRYRSNGHYPFVAVVQLDLDLNITGSYTGWIFSKEKLRKKLEINTF
- a CDS encoding SDR family NAD(P)-dependent oxidoreductase — encoded protein: MKKIVITGAGTGLGKELALQYADNDVELHLVGRSLQTLEETAAEAEKSGAKVYVHAADITVVSEVKHIAAEIEEDGPVDILVNNAGIGMFGPFMESTADQMEAMFRTNSFGPIYLAKAFIPGFLQNNRGTIINIISTAGLRGKKNESLYVASKFALRGFTESLQQEYADTGLRIVAAYMGGMNTPFWDETDHIKDKSRLRTPKEVAEIIVKESAEKTEIVIESKNKSGSA
- a CDS encoding YfhH family protein → METERRYSEMTKHELNEEIAQLREKARKAEQLGMVNEFAVLQRKSIMAQAYLLDPNDFKSGEIYGIIGDPGNYFKVDYMNGVFAWGFRLQGDGKEEALPISLLQNK
- a CDS encoding YfhJ family protein produces the protein MNELFEKLTALLLEKNDRLSYARARTWVEILWEDFETTYAKAGREYKGREMTKKIVTHWITQYGEKLHEFAAVNPKYQHLLNDENDMKH